The sequence below is a genomic window from Ignavibacteriales bacterium.
AGCGGATGTTCATCTTCATTCGGAACAAACAGGGAAGCAGGTACTGCGTCATTTGATCTTTTAATGAATTCAGGAGTTTTAATCTGATTGATTATTTCAGCACAGGCATTTTGTAATTCCGCAGAAAATTCTTTTGAAAGGAATAAAGGTGTTTCAGAAACCCTGAAATCAGTCGGATATTGTAAACCGGAATCAAGAGCCTTTAAAAAATTATTGTAAGCCGTTTCATTAAAGTTTGAATTGAATTCTTCCCTGAGCTTAGGAATCATGAAATCTCTTTCAGATAAGTTGTGGTATTAAATGTTTACTGAAGTAAGTTCTTCAATTGCGTTCCTCAGAAAATTTGGAAGAACAGTTTTGCGAGTCAATTTTATTTTGTCAGGCTGTTCGAGTAAGTCGATCATTTCAAAATACTTTGCTTCACCATATAATTTTACAACATGATCTTTTCGTTCCTGCTGTTTTAAATGATAGATCATACTATCAGGATCAGCTTCAGGGTGAAACTGAGTTCCGGCAATTTCATTTGATATTCTTACACTCATAATCGCGCGTTCATGTTTTTCTTCTTCGGGAGCTATTTCGGTGGCGATGATTTTTGCACCAAGTTCATCAAATACTTTTTTATCTGGTTGAACAACCTGGAACTGCCTGAAATCAGCGCTGTAAAACGGGTTTGACAGATCTTTTAAAAGAATATCATTTGAACCGTCATCTGTTCTGTTAACCGGAAGAACACCGAATGATTTTATTTTGCGTTCAGTGACTTCAGCAAATTTGAAATGTCTCGCCATCATCTGGAATGAATGGCAAATAAAGAAAATATATTTTTTTTGATCGTTGTTTTGATTGTGATTCCAGATTTCATCCAGCAGATTAAAATATTTTCTTTCCCAATCAGTTCCTTCACCTTCAAAGGGACTTCCGGGTCCTCCCGAAGAAATATAAATGTCATAATCTAACGAGGGAATTTCCGACTTATATCTTGTTTCATAAATATCATAACTCACTGACGGACCATCATTTCTCTTATCCTGATCTGAAACAATTTCCTTAATACAACGCATACCTTCATTTACTTCATTGTTATAAAGATCAATGATCGAAACTTTTATTTTATTCTGATTCATCACTTCCTATTTTTCTTATTTGTTAATCAAGACCGATATGAGTTTCTTCTATTATATAGTCCACGACATTTTTAGCATCATAAGATTGTTCCCACACATCAAGCTGCCTGTCGGCTCCGGTACCCATTTCAAATATTTTATAGATTTTTTTGACTTCCTCTCTTGAATTGAGTTCATCAAGAACATCATCAACGAATTCGAGTAATTCATCTGTCAGCAACCTGAAATCAACTTCCTGCTTTTTACCGAAGTCAATCAATTTACTCTGAATACCATAACGCGCAGCACGCCATTTATTTTCGGCAATAAGAGCACGGCGATAAAGTCTGAATCCTAAATTCTGTTTTATCAGTTTATGAAGTTTCGCAACAACAGCCTGAATCAAAGCTGTGATAGCAATGGTTTCATCAACACGCATTGGTATGTCGCAAATCCTGAATTCGAGTGTTTCAAAAACGGGATGCGCGCGTATATCCCACCATATTTTTTTAGCGTTATCTATGCAATTCGTTTTGATTAATAAATTTACGTAGTTGTCGTACTCAGCAAGGCTGCCGAAGTAATCAGGAATTCCTGTTCTGGGGAATCTATCAAATACTTTACTTCTGTAAGATTTAAATCCTGTGTTCCTTCCTAACCAGAATGGTGAGTTAGTTGACAACGCAAAAATATGAGGAAGAAAATATCTCGCAGCGTTCATAATGTGAATTGCAGTTTCTCTGTCATCAACACCAACATGTACATGAAGACCGAAAATTAAATTAGCACGTGCAACCTGCTGCATATCACTAACGATTGCTTTGTATCTCGGATTGGAAGTTATCTTCTGATCTTTCCAGTGTGAAAAAGGATGAGTCCCGGCAGCGGCTATTCGCAATCCGTTTCGTTTGGCAAGTCCAGCAAGATCTTTTCTGAGTTTGGTAACCTGTCTTCTTGCATCATGAATATCTGAACAAACATCTGTTCCCATCTCAACAACTGACTGATGCATTTCAGGTTTTACATTTTCAGCAAGAATTAATTTACCATCATCAAGTATTTGCTGGATATGTGATTTTAGCTCCCGAGTTACGGGGTCAATTATCTGGAATTCTTCTTCCACACCGAGAGTGAACAAGCCAGGCTCTGTCATATTTTAATTATTAGTTTTAGTTATCACAACGGTTTATTATTTGCGAACGATGTAATGAAATCTCCCCACGTTAAATTGTTCTGACCGGCTTTATGAGATTTCGCTCGGCGGATAGCCATATTAGCTGCGGCTTCAACTATCCATTCAAAATTTTCTTCACCGACTGAATGAACATCAGCATCGGGTGCCGGGTTGCAGAAATCTATTGCATAAGGGATACCGTCCCGCATTGCAAATTCCACAGTGTTAAAATCATAACCAAGCGCGTTATTCAATGCAAGAACACCTTCTTTAACTTTTTCAAGAATTTTGTTTTCGACAGGTTTACCACCACGCACATAACGGAGATGATGCGGTTGTTTCGGATCATACTGCATTATGTGAACATCGCGTCTGTCGAGACAATAACATCTGAAATATTCTTTAAAGATCACTTCTTCCTGAAGCATCATTACAAGCTGACCTGTTTCATTGTATGCTTTAAAAAATTCTTCGGCGTTGTTCAGCTTATAAACATTTTTCCATCCGCCGCCTGCAAATGGTTTGAAGTAGGCAGGAAAGCCGACGTAATTGAAGATTGATTCCCAATCCAAAGGATAAGCCAAATTTCTGAATGAGTTGGAATTAGTATCGGGTGGATGAACATTCGACGGAAGTAATACAGTTTTAGGAACAGCTACTCCAATTTTTGTTGCAAGTGCATTATTAAAAAACTTTTCATCCGCGCTCCACCAGAATGGATTATTGATAACTGCAGTTCCGCTTATTGCTGCGTTCTTTAAGAAGCCTCTGTAAAACGGAACGTCTTGTGAGATTCGGTCAATAATAACATCATAACCTGATGGTTCGCCCTGCACAACTTTGTCAAGTTTAACGAATTCAGCAGTTATACCTGATTCTTTTTTTGAATTTACTCTTTCAACAAATGCCGGAGGAAAAGTGTTTTCCTGTCCGAACAGTATCCCGATTTTTTTCATCTGACTCCCGAATGAATAATATATTTTAAAATTTTTAGTTAGAAGATGACCGGTTCAGTTAATCATTTATCTGGCTGAGATAATATGGGAACATTTCGCGCCACCAGTTCCAGTCGTGACCTGTTCCTGATCGTACATCAAGCCAGTGTTTAATATTCTTTTCATTTAAAATTTTTGAAAGAATAATATTTTCATCAAGGCACATATCCCATTCACCGGTACCAAGTACAATTCCCATTTCCCTGTACCTGCTTAAATACCAGAGGTCGTTAAGTCCTGAAAGATAGTCCGGCGGATTATTAAAGTAACAGTTGTCATCATAATAACCCATAACAAATTGTTTTATGTTATAGGCGCCACCCATACATAACAGGTAACCGACTTTGTCAGGGTATCTGAACGCCATATTAGCAGCATGGTAAGCACCGAAACTGCATCCCGCTAAAGTCACTTTTCTCATACCTGAATCATACTTTGCAAATTCGATGACATCGTTGAGTATAAGCTGCTGGTAACCAATATGAGTTTTAACTCTGTCAGCAGGATGTATGGAATAGTTATACCAGCTTTCGGAATCTATTCCATCAGGACAATAAATTTTTATTCTTCCTGAATTAATTAATTCAGATGCGGATTCAACAAGTTTAAAATCTTTACACTGATAATATCTTCCTCTTGAAGTAGGAAAGAGTATAACAGGGAATCCTGAATGACCAAAAACCAACATTTCAAACTCCCTGCTCAAGTAATGGGAGTGCCACTTATGGTATTCTTCTTTCAAAACAAATCCGGAATTATCATTGAATAAAAGGAATCTTGACGAATGATCTGATTTTGTTATTCATCAATTTGAGGAGCAAATATATAAAATTATAATCTCTTTTCAAGTTTGGTAAATTGATATTATACACTTATTAGAGTATTTTGGAATCCGATTTTTGATACGGATATGCAACAAACTCCTTTAATGTCTCAGTACTATAAGATCAAACAATCTTACCCGGATACTATTTTATTATTCAGGGTCGGGGATTTTTTCGAAACTTTTGAAGAAGATGCTAAAACTGCATCCAAAGTACTTGGGATAACACTAACCAAACGAGCAAACGGCGCCGCTGAACATGTTGCACTTGCCGGATTTCCACACCACGCTATTGATACTTATTTACCAAAACTTGTAAGAGCCGGTTACCGTGTTGCAGTCTGCGAGCAGATGGAAAACCCAAAGTTTGCTAAAGGAATTGTTAAAAGAGACGTTGTAGAAGTTGTAACTCCCGGTGTAACTTTATCAGATAAGCTACTCGATCATAAAAAGAATAATTATCTCTTTGCGGTTTGTATAAAAGAAGAAATTGCTGGAATATCATTTTGTGATATTTCCACCGGAGAATTTTTTTGTTATGAAATTCATTCATCACGATTAAATCAACAGATCGAATCAATACTTCCCGCCGAAATTTTAGTTCAGAAAAAAGAACAGGAAAATATTTTAAAGATTCTGAATTCAATAAACCTTAATGCAAGAATTTCAAAACTTGATGACTGGATTTTCAATTTTGAATACGCTAACGAATTGTTCAGAATGCAATTTAAAACGCAGACGCTTAAAGGATTTGGAATTGAAAATCTTCAAACAGGAATTATTGCCGGCGGAGCTATTCTAAATTACCTGCAGGAAACACAGAAAGTAAACCTGTCACATCTGAACAAAGTTGCGTTGTATAATCCTTCCGATTATATGATACTTGATCAGTCAACAAAACGTAACCTGGAAATAACTTACTCGATGCAAGAAGGCAGCAGGGAAGGATCGCTAGTCTCAATCCTTGATAAAACAAAAACTGCAATGGGGGGAAGACAATTTAAGAAATGGATTTCATCACCATTAAAAAAACTTGAAGCAGTTTTAGTGCGGCAGAAAAAAGTTGAAGCATTCGTTGGTGACCGGAAGACGCGCAAATCATTAGTTGAACAGTTGAGTGAAATCGGTGACCTTGAAAGACTGATTTCAAAAGTGTGTACAGGCAGAGCAAACCCGAGAGATATTTCGGCATTAAAAAGTTCGCTTCAAAAAATTCCTGTCATTTCAGGAATATTAATAAGCAGTGAAAAGGATGAATTCGGATTAGTTTCAGAAAAATTAATCCTTCTTGATAAACTTGTTCAAAAAATTCAAACAGCACTTGTTGATACTCCTCCTGCAAGTTTAACTGAAGGCGGTATTATTCGAAATGGTTTCAGTCCTGAACTAGATGATCTGAGAAATATTTCAGTCCATGGTAAAGACTGGATCGCTAATCTTCAAAAATCAGAAAGAGAAAAATCAGGGATCTCTTCTCTCAAAGTAAATTTTAATAAAGTGTTTGGTTATTACATCGAGATAAGCAACGCGAATAAAGATAAAATACCTGCTGACTATATCCGCAAACAGACGCTTGTAAATTCGGAAAGATATATCACTCCCGAACTAAAAGATTATGAAGATAAAATACTTAACGCTGAAGAAAAGATTTATGAACTCGAATCTCAGTTGTTCAATGAATTAAGATTATTTATTGCTGACGAAGCAGAATCAATTCAAACCAATGCGAGAATAATTGCTGAACTTGACTGTTTCATTTCTCTTGCTGAATGTGCCGAAGAATACAATTACTGCAAACCGGAAATGAGCAATGATGATCAGCTTGAAATTGTTGAAGGAAGACACCCTGTTATTGAACGGCTGCTGTCGCTGGGAGAAAAGTTTACTCCAAATAGTTGCAAGCTTGATAATTCACAAAACCAGATAATCATTCTTACAGGACCAAATATGGCTGGCAAATCTGTTTATCTTCGCCAGATAGGACTGATTGTTCTGCTCGCTCAAATTGGTTCATACGTTCCGGCTAAGTCTGCAAAGATTGGAATGATCGATAGAATATTCACGCGTGTTGGTGCAAGTGATAATATCACTGCGGGTGAAAGTACGTTTCTTGTTGAGATGCAGGAAGCGGCAAACATACTCAACAATGCAACGTCAAAAAGTTTAATACTTCTTGATGAAATCGGAAGAGGTACAAGTACATTTGACGGGATTTCGATTGCGTGGGCTATTACGGAATTTATTCATGAAAACCCTGATGTGTCGGCAAAAACTTTATTTGCTACTCACTATCATGAATTAAATGAAATGGCTGAGTTATTTCCGCGGATAAAAAATTATAAAGTTGAAGTCCGTGAATATGATGATAAAGTTATCTTTCTTCATAAAGTCAATCCCGGTAGTGCCGATCACAGCTATGGAATACAGGTTGCACAAATGGCTGGTCTTCCACTTTTTGTTACAAACCGTGCGAAGGAAGTACTTGAGAATCTTGAGAGCAAAGAACTCACTCCCTATGAAGTGAAAAAGGAAAAATTAAAAAAGATGCAAAGCGCAAGCGATAACCAGATAAGTTTGTTTGAAATTAAAGATGATAAACTAAGAACTGAAATTGGTGATCTTGAAATTGATAGTCTTACCCCGATTCAGGCGCTTAACAAACTGAATGAACTGAAGAAGAAAGTAAAAGAAGATGTTGAGTCGAGATAAAATATTTATCATTTCTGCATTGGTAGTTTTTATCATAGCCGGATGTGCGAAAGAATATTCACCTGAAATTCAGAAGTATATTAATGAAGTAGAAAAATCGCGTGTTGAAAAGAATGAGTATATGAAAAACGATCCTTCATCGCCTTTCAATTTTAAAGGAAAGATTGAATTTCATCCTCTCAAATACTTTGATATAAATCCGGAGTTTGTATTTGAAAGTAAATTAACTGAATATGATCCAAGGGATACAGTAATTATTCTCGGGACAAAAGGCGAAGAAAGAAAACTTTTGCGTTATGGCTATTTCACTTTTAAATATTCCGGAAAAGAATTTAAGCTGAATGTATATGAAGGCACTTCTAAAACAGGTGAAACATATCATATGATCCAGTTCACGGATAAAACAACAGGAGAGGACACATACGGTGTAGGACGTTATATTGATTTTGAATTATCATCTGATAAAAATATTGTTTATACAATTGATTTTAATCTTGCTTACAATCCTTATTGTGCGTACAGCAAAGATTACTCTTGTGCTATCCCAACTAAAGAAGACCATTTAGATCTGGCAATAGAAGCCGGCGAAAAAAACTATCACTAAAATTTAGGCGGAGAATATTGTGGTTATCGTTCTTGAAAAAAATGTGACTGATGTTCAAATAGAAAATATAATTAAACG
It includes:
- a CDS encoding esterase family protein; translated protein: MKEEYHKWHSHYLSREFEMLVFGHSGFPVILFPTSRGRYYQCKDFKLVESASELINSGRIKIYCPDGIDSESWYNYSIHPADRVKTHIGYQQLILNDVIEFAKYDSGMRKVTLAGCSFGAYHAANMAFRYPDKVGYLLCMGGAYNIKQFVMGYYDDNCYFNNPPDYLSGLNDLWYLSRYREMGIVLGTGEWDMCLDENIILSKILNEKNIKHWLDVRSGTGHDWNWWREMFPYYLSQIND
- a CDS encoding DUF1684 domain-containing protein, which translates into the protein MLSRDKIFIISALVVFIIAGCAKEYSPEIQKYINEVEKSRVEKNEYMKNDPSSPFNFKGKIEFHPLKYFDINPEFVFESKLTEYDPRDTVIILGTKGEERKLLRYGYFTFKYSGKEFKLNVYEGTSKTGETYHMIQFTDKTTGEDTYGVGRYIDFELSSDKNIVYTIDFNLAYNPYCAYSKDYSCAIPTKEDHLDLAIEAGEKNYH
- a CDS encoding carboxylate-amine ligase, whose protein sequence is MTEPGLFTLGVEEEFQIIDPVTRELKSHIQQILDDGKLILAENVKPEMHQSVVEMGTDVCSDIHDARRQVTKLRKDLAGLAKRNGLRIAAAGTHPFSHWKDQKITSNPRYKAIVSDMQQVARANLIFGLHVHVGVDDRETAIHIMNAARYFLPHIFALSTNSPFWLGRNTGFKSYRSKVFDRFPRTGIPDYFGSLAEYDNYVNLLIKTNCIDNAKKIWWDIRAHPVFETLEFRICDIPMRVDETIAITALIQAVVAKLHKLIKQNLGFRLYRRALIAENKWRAARYGIQSKLIDFGKKQEVDFRLLTDELLEFVDDVLDELNSREEVKKIYKIFEMGTGADRQLDVWEQSYDAKNVVDYIIEETHIGLD
- a CDS encoding GMP synthase; the protein is MNQNKIKVSIIDLYNNEVNEGMRCIKEIVSDQDKRNDGPSVSYDIYETRYKSEIPSLDYDIYISSGGPGSPFEGEGTDWERKYFNLLDEIWNHNQNNDQKKYIFFICHSFQMMARHFKFAEVTERKIKSFGVLPVNRTDDGSNDILLKDLSNPFYSADFRQFQVVQPDKKVFDELGAKIIATEIAPEEEKHERAIMSVRISNEIAGTQFHPEADPDSMIYHLKQQERKDHVVKLYGEAKYFEMIDLLEQPDKIKLTRKTVLPNFLRNAIEELTSVNI
- the mutS gene encoding DNA mismatch repair protein MutS, with amino-acid sequence MSQYYKIKQSYPDTILLFRVGDFFETFEEDAKTASKVLGITLTKRANGAAEHVALAGFPHHAIDTYLPKLVRAGYRVAVCEQMENPKFAKGIVKRDVVEVVTPGVTLSDKLLDHKKNNYLFAVCIKEEIAGISFCDISTGEFFCYEIHSSRLNQQIESILPAEILVQKKEQENILKILNSINLNARISKLDDWIFNFEYANELFRMQFKTQTLKGFGIENLQTGIIAGGAILNYLQETQKVNLSHLNKVALYNPSDYMILDQSTKRNLEITYSMQEGSREGSLVSILDKTKTAMGGRQFKKWISSPLKKLEAVLVRQKKVEAFVGDRKTRKSLVEQLSEIGDLERLISKVCTGRANPRDISALKSSLQKIPVISGILISSEKDEFGLVSEKLILLDKLVQKIQTALVDTPPASLTEGGIIRNGFSPELDDLRNISVHGKDWIANLQKSEREKSGISSLKVNFNKVFGYYIEISNANKDKIPADYIRKQTLVNSERYITPELKDYEDKILNAEEKIYELESQLFNELRLFIADEAESIQTNARIIAELDCFISLAECAEEYNYCKPEMSNDDQLEIVEGRHPVIERLLSLGEKFTPNSCKLDNSQNQIIILTGPNMAGKSVYLRQIGLIVLLAQIGSYVPAKSAKIGMIDRIFTRVGASDNITAGESTFLVEMQEAANILNNATSKSLILLDEIGRGTSTFDGISIAWAITEFIHENPDVSAKTLFATHYHELNEMAELFPRIKNYKVEVREYDDKVIFLHKVNPGSADHSYGIQVAQMAGLPLFVTNRAKEVLENLESKELTPYEVKKEKLKKMQSASDNQISLFEIKDDKLRTEIGDLEIDSLTPIQALNKLNELKKKVKEDVESR